The Metabacillus sediminilitoris genome window below encodes:
- a CDS encoding CAP domain-containing protein translates to MKRFILLIILVFIGYVSKSLWEERVQQFVPLTITDSIRSTVDSVKENPEINFAIDTLNQQLNSLFLTLNNQPSESNDSKVERPKLTAPKDQLFSIHNIELGESRADVEQEIGKPKRTSKNEYGVSWDAYHENYQNFIMVAYDEEDIVRGLYTNQDMIASSTGIKLGSPKQTIQEQLGTPESIMRKGLVNYEINSNGEYDVFQLDNNYVTIFYDKHENNTVTAIQVIDEELEQNKNDFYTESSQEQKEGFEYQLFDLTNASRENHDLPILTWDDHVRETAREHSMDMAENQYLDHTNLQGQSPFDHMKEDNIRFITAGENLAYGQFSSIFAHEGLMNSLGHRKNILQESYEYLGVGVAFNNESQPYLLKIFIVISRLFRI, encoded by the coding sequence ATGAAACGGTTTATTCTATTAATAATACTAGTGTTTATCGGTTATGTTTCAAAGTCGTTATGGGAAGAGCGAGTTCAACAATTTGTTCCTTTAACTATAACTGATTCCATCCGTTCCACAGTCGATTCAGTAAAAGAAAATCCGGAAATCAATTTTGCGATTGATACTTTAAATCAGCAATTGAATTCCTTATTTTTGACGTTAAATAACCAGCCGTCAGAATCAAACGATTCGAAAGTTGAAAGACCAAAATTAACAGCTCCTAAAGACCAACTATTTTCGATCCATAATATTGAATTAGGCGAATCAAGAGCTGATGTTGAGCAGGAAATTGGTAAGCCGAAAAGGACTTCGAAAAATGAATATGGTGTCAGCTGGGACGCCTATCATGAAAACTACCAAAATTTTATTATGGTTGCTTATGATGAAGAAGATATCGTCCGCGGCCTTTATACTAATCAAGATATGATTGCCTCTTCAACGGGAATAAAACTGGGGAGCCCTAAGCAAACGATTCAGGAGCAACTAGGTACACCTGAATCCATTATGAGAAAAGGTTTGGTCAACTATGAGATTAATAGTAATGGAGAATATGATGTATTCCAGCTCGACAACAACTATGTCACGATTTTTTATGATAAGCACGAAAACAATACGGTTACAGCTATTCAAGTGATCGATGAAGAATTGGAACAAAACAAAAATGATTTTTATACCGAATCAAGCCAGGAGCAAAAAGAAGGCTTTGAATATCAGTTGTTTGATTTAACAAACGCTTCAAGAGAAAATCACGATTTGCCCATTTTAACATGGGATGATCATGTGAGAGAAACGGCTCGGGAGCATAGTATGGACATGGCGGAAAATCAATATTTGGACCATACAAATTTACAAGGCCAATCTCCATTTGATCATATGAAAGAAGACAATATTCGTTTTATTACTGCTGGTGAAAACCTGGCATACGGTCAGTTCAGCAGCATCTTTGCCCACGAAGGGCTGATGAATTCCTTAGGACACAGAAAAAACATCCTCCAGGAAAGTTATGAATATTTAGGGGTAGGAGTGGCATTTAATAACGAGTCACAGCCTTATTTACTGAAAATTTTTATAGTGATTTCCCGCCTTTTTAGAATTTGA
- a CDS encoding tripartite tricarboxylate transporter TctB family protein — MLNNKSEMGAGIFLFLFASVFFVQALGFEYLGSLGPGPGFFSTWISGSLAVLSLIYIYQSYKNGKTKEKAAEIKEEDSTPEESAPNEKSFGKIAYIVGCMLFYVMALTYLGFVLTTTIFLFALLFKEYKWYTSLGIAIFVSIFLFWLFGSLLNVALPVNVLGW; from the coding sequence GTGCTTAATAATAAAAGCGAAATGGGAGCAGGGATATTTTTATTCCTTTTTGCATCAGTCTTTTTTGTACAAGCGCTCGGATTTGAATATTTGGGATCCTTAGGACCAGGACCAGGCTTTTTTTCAACTTGGATAAGTGGATCTCTTGCTGTTTTATCACTTATATATATTTATCAATCTTATAAAAATGGTAAAACAAAAGAAAAAGCTGCAGAAATAAAGGAAGAAGATAGCACACCAGAAGAAAGTGCGCCAAATGAGAAGTCATTTGGAAAAATAGCCTATATAGTTGGATGTATGTTGTTTTACGTAATGGCACTTACTTATTTGGGTTTTGTTTTAACAACGACCATCTTCCTTTTTGCACTGCTTTTTAAGGAATATAAATGGTATACGAGTCTTGGTATTGCTATTTTCGTATCAATCTTCTTGTTCTGGTTATTTGGATCTTTATTAAATGTGGCTTTGCCAGTTAATGTATTAGGTTGGTAG
- a CDS encoding aldehyde dehydrogenase family protein — protein MFKWVHEAVEQGARVVCGNKRNKSLFFPTLPTDVKPDMKVSYKEIFAPVVSAIPFKDMDEVIRLVNDSDHGLQAGAFTNDINTKFYLANQIEMGGLNINDTSNWRADIIPYGGIKIVGLAEKVQSML, from the coding sequence GTGTTTAAATGGGTTCATGAAGCCGTTGAACAAGGGGCGAGAGTAGTGTGTGGGAATAAACGAAATAAATCCTTATTTTTTCCGACATTACCTACAGATGTTAAGCCTGATATGAAAGTTAGTTATAAAGAAATCTTTGCTCCTGTAGTTTCTGCTATTCCTTTTAAGGATATGGATGAGGTTATTCGTTTAGTAAATGATTCGGATCATGGTTTACAAGCAGGTGCATTTACGAACGACATTAACACAAAGTTTTACTTAGCCAATCAAATTGAAATGGGCGGTCTAAATATTAATGATACATCGAACTGGCGTGCGGATATCATTCCATATGGCGGTATAAAAATAGTGGGATTGGCAGAGAAGGTCCAAAGTATGCTATAG
- a CDS encoding tripartite tricarboxylate transporter permease: MESLQGLLVGFQEALTVWNIIYCIIGVSMGMFVGVLPGLGPVAGTALLIPITFGMEPVSAIIMLAGIYYGSMYGGTITSVLINTPGESASVITCIDGHQLAKQGRGGTALGVAAIGSFVGGIVAVLGLTFLGPPLARFALKFGPPEYFALMLLGLLLIVGLMGKSITRGLIAALFGLLLALIGMDPISGEIRFTFGQMNLIEGIDFVIVAMGLFGISEILLNAENKMKMDKPAKVQGMLPRRDEWKPTMKSVGRGTGIGMLIGLIPGAGATISSLISYSIEKKMAKDPSRFGKGAIEGVAGPETANNAHSGAALIPLFTLGIPSSPTIAVLLGAFMMHGLAPGPALFQNNPNFVWGIIASMFIGNFILLIFNLPLAGFWARIALVPYKLLFPLILILTMVGTYSINNSLWDVGLMLLFGVVGYIMKKLDIPAAVTVLTFVLGGQIESSFLQSLASSTDGFLIFFMRPISGTLIAIGLLLLVFSTLNGFKKKKNLIEGDFEV; the protein is encoded by the coding sequence ATGGAATCTTTGCAAGGGCTATTAGTTGGTTTTCAGGAAGCACTAACCGTTTGGAACATTATCTATTGCATTATTGGTGTGTCAATGGGGATGTTTGTAGGCGTATTGCCCGGGCTGGGCCCTGTTGCAGGAACAGCCCTGTTAATCCCGATTACATTTGGGATGGAACCGGTATCTGCCATTATTATGTTAGCGGGCATTTACTATGGATCTATGTATGGCGGGACGATTACCTCCGTTCTTATTAATACACCGGGAGAATCAGCGTCTGTTATCACTTGTATCGATGGACATCAACTAGCAAAGCAGGGGAGGGGAGGAACAGCCTTAGGAGTTGCCGCAATCGGTTCCTTTGTTGGTGGAATTGTGGCTGTTTTAGGACTCACTTTTTTAGGTCCTCCATTAGCTCGCTTCGCTTTAAAGTTTGGTCCTCCTGAGTATTTTGCTCTCATGTTGCTTGGATTGTTATTAATTGTAGGATTGATGGGGAAATCAATAACAAGAGGGCTTATCGCTGCTTTATTTGGTTTACTATTAGCGCTAATTGGTATGGATCCGATTTCAGGAGAAATTCGATTTACCTTTGGACAAATGAATTTAATAGAAGGTATTGATTTTGTTATTGTGGCTATGGGTCTTTTTGGAATATCAGAAATCCTGCTAAATGCTGAAAATAAGATGAAAATGGATAAACCAGCTAAAGTTCAGGGAATGCTGCCAAGAAGGGACGAATGGAAACCAACGATGAAATCAGTTGGAAGAGGAACAGGTATCGGGATGTTAATTGGATTAATTCCTGGCGCAGGAGCAACGATCTCCTCCCTGATCTCTTATTCTATTGAGAAAAAAATGGCAAAGGATCCTTCTCGATTTGGGAAAGGGGCTATTGAAGGAGTTGCAGGACCTGAAACGGCTAACAACGCTCACAGTGGTGCCGCACTCATTCCGCTATTTACACTCGGCATTCCTAGCTCGCCAACGATTGCTGTATTACTAGGAGCCTTTATGATGCATGGTTTAGCTCCAGGGCCTGCATTATTCCAAAACAACCCTAATTTTGTATGGGGCATTATTGCCAGTATGTTTATTGGTAATTTCATTCTGCTCATTTTTAATCTTCCATTAGCAGGATTTTGGGCGAGAATAGCACTTGTTCCATATAAGCTATTATTTCCATTGATTCTTATTTTAACAATGGTTGGGACTTACAGTATTAATAATAGCTTATGGGATGTAGGGTTAATGCTTTTATTTGGGGTTGTGGGATATATCATGAAAAAACTAGATATTCCTGCTGCAGTAACCGTCTTAACATTTGTTTTGGGAGGCCAAATTGAGTCTTCATTTCTTCAATCACTTGCGTCATCAACAGATGGATTTCTCATCTTCTTTATGCGCCCGATTTCTGGTACTTTAATTGCTATCGGTTTGCTTTTACTAGTTTTCAGCACATTAAATGGATTTAAAAAGAAGAAAAATTTAATAGAAGGTGATTTTGAAGTTTAA
- a CDS encoding Bug family tripartite tricarboxylate transporter substrate binding protein, which yields MKKISLYLVLVAMMILSACSNQTGNAASDNANTDFPTKPIEIIVPYDAGGGTDMAARALASKVSEYLPNKQAVVVVNKPGGGATVGNTQVLNAKPDGYTLLMTSTGALSIQPNYGKATYSHDSFAPIMRVLSNPQAIIVKADAPWKTYDEWLAYMKKNPGVFTYGTAGTGLTGHIAMEALSMDEKIKAKHVPFDGAGPALTALLGGHVQGVVVQAQNPRALVESGEVRPLINIGSNKEEGFDGFPWASENASVDVYHGLLAPKDTPKEVLDILHDAFKKALEDPAVIDLINKGGANPAYAGPEDFQKEITGSYEKSRKVLKEVGLIK from the coding sequence ATGAAAAAAATTTCATTGTATTTAGTTTTAGTTGCCATGATGATCTTAAGCGCCTGTTCGAATCAGACTGGAAATGCTGCTTCAGATAATGCAAATACGGATTTCCCAACGAAACCAATTGAAATTATTGTCCCATACGATGCTGGCGGAGGGACTGATATGGCAGCAAGGGCACTGGCAAGTAAGGTCAGCGAATATTTGCCAAATAAGCAAGCGGTAGTAGTTGTTAATAAGCCTGGCGGAGGAGCTACGGTAGGAAATACTCAAGTATTGAATGCGAAACCAGATGGTTACACATTATTAATGACTTCAACTGGAGCTTTGTCAATCCAGCCTAATTATGGAAAAGCAACATACTCCCATGACAGTTTTGCACCTATTATGCGTGTGCTTTCTAATCCGCAAGCAATCATTGTCAAAGCAGATGCTCCTTGGAAAACATATGATGAATGGTTAGCTTATATGAAAAAGAACCCTGGAGTATTCACTTATGGCACAGCAGGCACAGGTCTTACTGGTCATATTGCGATGGAAGCTTTATCTATGGATGAAAAAATTAAAGCAAAACATGTTCCGTTCGATGGTGCAGGTCCTGCGCTGACCGCATTGTTAGGTGGACATGTTCAAGGTGTGGTCGTTCAAGCTCAAAATCCACGAGCTTTAGTTGAATCTGGTGAGGTTCGTCCGTTAATAAATATCGGTAGTAATAAAGAAGAAGGCTTTGATGGTTTCCCTTGGGCAAGCGAAAATGCTTCAGTAGATGTTTATCATGGACTATTAGCACCTAAAGATACTCCTAAGGAAGTTTTAGATATTTTGCATGATGCCTTCAAAAAAGCATTAGAGGATCCAGCTGTTATTGACCTAATTAATAAAGGTGGAGCAAATCCAGCTTATGCAGGACCAGAAGATTTTCAAAAAGAAATTACGGGAAGTTATGAGAAAAGTAGAAAGGTATTAAAAGAAGTGGGATTAATTAAGTAA
- a CDS encoding aspartyl-phosphate phosphatase Spo0E family protein, whose translation MKKAESFIIIPQNEDTIVIEQKRKQLIHSAMTKGLTSSQTLRLSEELDAAILSIMKKQHGHSLAGFLTYRKSAKLCPCCI comes from the coding sequence GTGAAAAAAGCAGAATCATTCATTATAATCCCTCAAAATGAAGATACCATAGTAATTGAACAAAAAAGAAAACAACTGATACACTCGGCAATGACTAAGGGATTAACCAGCTCTCAAACTCTTAGACTATCAGAGGAACTAGATGCTGCGATTTTGTCAATTATGAAAAAACAGCATGGACACAGTTTAGCCGGTTTCCTAACGTACAGGAAATCGGCTAAACTGTGTCCATGCTGTATATAA
- a CDS encoding MFS transporter, which yields MKRNLLYMVTPFIFISVFAARPMTSLFANELEATMFEIGMITACYSIAPLIIAIFAGRYIDRYGERIPIFIGSLGLFISLCLPYFFPSVQILFISQLILGGSQLLAILAIQNGVAKSTTNKNRDRSVGTFSLFSSAGMLLGPIIGGYSTEHYGFQLSFMILAFVPFVPMVLSFFITKSSRTASVSKKEKSTSMKELFRIPGLSRAVLVSMIILSALDIFYVYFPLYAQSIGLNFSQIGLLLGAQAASNVLVRIFMPRLIMMFGRVTVLWIFMMIGAISYGMIPFLHEFSLLFAASFLLGAGLGVTQPLTIVLSYNVSPPGQTGEVLGIRLAANRLGQTIIPFVFANLSTLIGLGPILFMKAIVLAAGAITARGIIDKVKQDEMSERKVKVR from the coding sequence ATGAAACGGAACCTTTTATATATGGTTACTCCTTTTATTTTTATTTCAGTCTTTGCAGCAAGACCTATGACATCTTTATTTGCAAACGAGTTAGAAGCAACGATGTTCGAAATTGGAATGATCACGGCCTGTTATTCGATTGCACCACTTATTATCGCTATTTTTGCCGGGCGTTATATTGATCGATATGGAGAGAGAATTCCAATATTCATTGGATCACTAGGATTATTTATTTCTTTGTGTCTTCCATACTTTTTTCCAAGTGTTCAAATTTTATTTATCTCACAGCTCATTTTAGGTGGATCACAATTACTTGCCATACTCGCGATTCAAAATGGAGTAGCGAAGTCAACAACAAATAAGAATCGTGATCGTTCAGTTGGGACATTTAGTCTTTTCTCTTCAGCTGGGATGCTGCTCGGTCCTATCATTGGAGGATATTCAACCGAACATTATGGCTTTCAACTGTCATTTATGATTCTAGCATTTGTTCCCTTTGTCCCTATGGTTCTATCTTTTTTCATTACTAAATCTTCAAGAACTGCTTCCGTGTCAAAGAAAGAAAAGTCTACGAGTATGAAAGAGTTGTTTCGAATTCCTGGCTTATCTCGAGCTGTTCTGGTCAGTATGATTATCTTATCAGCCTTAGATATATTCTATGTCTATTTTCCGTTGTATGCCCAATCCATCGGACTAAATTTTTCACAAATAGGATTGCTTTTAGGAGCACAAGCAGCTTCTAATGTTTTGGTAAGAATTTTTATGCCAAGGTTAATAATGATGTTTGGCAGGGTGACAGTGCTGTGGATTTTTATGATGATTGGTGCCATTTCTTACGGCATGATTCCGTTTCTTCATGAATTTTCTTTGCTTTTTGCTGCTTCCTTTCTATTAGGAGCAGGTCTAGGTGTTACCCAGCCATTAACGATTGTCCTCTCATACAATGTTTCTCCTCCTGGTCAAACTGGGGAGGTATTGGGAATTCGGCTGGCTGCTAACAGGCTTGGGCAAACGATCATTCCCTTTGTTTTTGCTAATTTAAGTACATTAATCGGATTGGGTCCAATTTTATTTATGAAAGCGATTGTACTTGCAGCAGGTGCAATAACTGCACGCGGAATTATTGACAAGGTGAAGCAAGATGAAATGTCGGAAAGAAAGGTAAAAGTTCGTTAA
- a CDS encoding enoyl-CoA hydratase/isomerase family protein, which produces MNRVLLEKHHHIAVIYLNEPETLNAFSKGLKEQLLFTLKEVEQDESIHVVILSGKGKSFCAGGDLKGMAKKYTTLEIKQTMDQAAKIVELIRRMPKLVISAVHGYAAGAGMSLALASDLIIAEEGSKFSLSFKNVGLIPDLGLLYHLPKKVGEWKAKEWIWKGVTIPVEEAYDYGFIYEIAEKNQALERALVLAEDLMNGALQAFIHSKFIINSSSSLSFEEVIQKENMSQTFLRTTLDHREGVESFIEKRRPEFIGK; this is translated from the coding sequence TTGAATCGTGTTCTTTTGGAAAAGCATCATCATATCGCGGTTATTTACTTAAATGAACCCGAAACGTTAAATGCTTTTAGCAAAGGATTAAAAGAACAACTTTTATTCACTTTAAAAGAAGTTGAACAGGATGAGTCAATCCATGTTGTCATTCTTTCAGGCAAGGGAAAATCGTTTTGTGCTGGCGGGGATTTGAAGGGAATGGCAAAGAAGTATACAACATTAGAAATTAAACAAACAATGGATCAGGCTGCTAAGATTGTAGAATTAATCCGTAGAATGCCAAAGTTAGTTATCTCCGCAGTTCATGGATATGCAGCGGGAGCGGGGATGAGTTTAGCATTAGCATCAGATCTTATTATCGCAGAGGAAGGTTCTAAGTTTTCTTTATCGTTTAAAAATGTTGGTTTAATTCCTGATCTAGGCCTTCTCTATCATCTCCCGAAAAAAGTAGGAGAGTGGAAGGCCAAAGAATGGATTTGGAAGGGAGTAACCATTCCGGTTGAAGAAGCTTATGACTATGGATTCATCTATGAAATTGCTGAGAAAAATCAGGCGTTGGAGAGAGCGCTTGTACTGGCGGAAGATTTAATGAACGGTGCACTGCAGGCATTTATCCATTCAAAATTCATTATTAATAGTTCTTCATCTCTGTCCTTTGAAGAGGTAATACAAAAGGAGAATATGAGCCAAACGTTTTTACGGACGACATTGGATCATAGAGAAGGTGTAGAATCTTTTATTGAAAAACGAAGGCCTGAATTTATAGGGAAATAA
- a CDS encoding DUF2187 family protein: MGEFLVGLEVSFVRNNIKVKGEIIKALDRSAIIEISQADADKIESLSTLTVVHHRNYEIITNQVHKKVT, translated from the coding sequence ATGGGTGAATTTCTTGTGGGATTAGAAGTTTCATTTGTAAGAAATAACATAAAAGTCAAGGGGGAAATCATTAAAGCATTAGACCGCTCTGCAATTATAGAAATAAGCCAGGCAGATGCTGATAAAATCGAATCACTTAGTACTTTAACGGTTGTACACCATAGAAATTATGAAATCATCACGAACCAGGTGCATAAAAAGGTGACATAA
- a CDS encoding MmgE/PrpD family protein gives MNDKNTISVMNSEKGYQSIDDQNMTERLAAHVANYGNIQLDKGLVHQVKRTCLDYVCAAITGANTEVSRLVYEYLIESEGRGTTNIIGYQSGLLKGNAAFLNGTSAHCLDMDDGHTGGSVHPGTVVFPVVFAIAQHVKPTFDELAKAIVIGYDVCLRISSAIHPSSRQRGFHNTPVAGIFGAVAAASVLYGLKKEEVQNAFGIAGSFAGGIFAFLGTGSEVKRIHPGQAARDGISAVELTRKGLSGPKDVLEGENGLFQAFADGKVSVERMFKDIGEKYEIMNIYFKPYPCCRHLHSSIDAVYELKMNAQIQPLDIAEIRIGVNKIAYLHRHKNCQTLLDAQMSLPYAIASAIYHPVLEVNHFQPEQTKETISRLAQLVEVYVDEEADQHYPAQRAARLEIKLKNSKTLTCYVENPLGEPSKPLSDEKLEMKFIANCSSIIGEERAKSIVQSIKNLEEYMETLYSI, from the coding sequence ATGAATGATAAGAACACAATCAGCGTTATGAATTCAGAAAAAGGGTACCAGTCAATAGACGATCAAAATATGACAGAACGATTGGCTGCCCATGTAGCTAATTATGGAAATATTCAGTTAGATAAAGGGTTAGTTCATCAAGTGAAAAGAACTTGTTTAGATTATGTCTGTGCGGCGATCACAGGAGCAAACACAGAAGTAAGCAGGCTTGTTTATGAATACTTGATAGAATCTGAAGGAAGAGGAACGACGAACATCATTGGGTATCAATCGGGATTATTAAAAGGAAACGCTGCCTTCTTAAATGGGACGAGTGCCCATTGCCTTGATATGGACGATGGACATACAGGGGGATCGGTTCATCCCGGAACGGTTGTATTTCCAGTTGTATTTGCTATAGCGCAACATGTAAAACCAACATTTGATGAATTGGCAAAAGCCATTGTAATCGGTTATGACGTTTGCCTAAGAATTTCATCTGCTATTCATCCATCTTCGAGGCAGCGAGGTTTCCATAATACACCGGTAGCTGGTATTTTCGGTGCTGTAGCTGCAGCTAGCGTATTATATGGATTGAAAAAGGAAGAAGTCCAGAATGCTTTTGGGATAGCCGGGAGCTTTGCTGGCGGGATTTTTGCTTTTTTAGGTACAGGTTCGGAAGTGAAACGGATTCATCCTGGGCAGGCTGCACGTGATGGAATCTCTGCAGTTGAACTGACAAGAAAGGGATTATCAGGGCCGAAGGATGTGTTGGAAGGGGAAAACGGTCTTTTTCAGGCCTTTGCAGATGGGAAAGTATCTGTGGAACGAATGTTTAAAGATATCGGTGAAAAATATGAAATTATGAATATATATTTTAAGCCATATCCATGCTGCCGGCATTTACATTCTTCGATTGATGCTGTTTATGAATTAAAAATGAATGCACAAATTCAACCACTAGATATTGCTGAAATTCGTATAGGCGTCAATAAGATTGCTTATTTACATCGCCATAAGAATTGCCAAACACTATTGGATGCACAAATGAGTTTGCCGTATGCGATTGCGTCAGCTATTTATCATCCAGTTTTGGAGGTTAATCATTTTCAACCAGAGCAGACAAAAGAAACCATTAGCAGGCTGGCGCAATTAGTTGAAGTGTATGTGGATGAGGAAGCCGATCAACATTATCCTGCACAACGGGCAGCGAGACTTGAAATCAAGTTGAAAAATAGCAAAACACTAACATGTTATGTGGAAAACCCGCTAGGAGAGCCTTCAAAACCATTATCAGATGAAAAGCTAGAAATGAAATTTATTGCCAATTGTTCTTCTATTATTGGCGAAGAAAGAGCAAAGTCAATCGTACAAAGTATTAAAAATCTCGAGGAATATATGGAAACTCTTTATTCTATTTAA
- a CDS encoding sigma-54-dependent Fis family transcriptional regulator, which produces MNFKMIMTSGNPELTAKIEKIAKELNFSVTVVEGILNEAAQEVKRLVSQGGFEVVISRAGTAKGIAKLVPLPVIHSASSNFDILDSFKRAKELGDKICFITYPEEGFAFNFDQVIETVGFDVTILPYHTWDELVKQIKKAKEMGMEVVVGGGIRAHEIVQNYGMKSMNIITSERTIKRTLILASQVAQDRILIKKETERLKAVINVTEEGILFLSKDGHIETFNPAAERIFGIKESFVTGKRIEEIRNPLLLNLLQEKNIYTDNGSFRLQNLIVNYEPLIVGIERIGTVIICREISKIQKLESEIRRELHSKGLIARFTLEDIRHKSEQMELEIKLAKEYAATDSTVLIIGESGTGKELMAQGIHNASNRKDGPFVAVNCAALPENLIESELFGYAAGAFTGANKGGKQGFFELAHGGTIFLDEIGEIPDFIQTRLLRVLQEKEVMRVGGDRVIPVNIRVVAATNRKLWDMVREGKFRSDLYFRLNVLHMGLPPLRHRMEDIPILVDFFLQKMGSRLCFEDFSDNLKNFFLTYSWPGNIRQLENIIERIQLGVQKFKGEDAFINDILSETEEEDRQLNQNEVIMVQFGTMDEIEKQVINKMMQLNDHNKTVVAEKLGISRTTLWKKLSETS; this is translated from the coding sequence ATGAATTTTAAGATGATTATGACATCGGGGAATCCAGAGTTGACAGCTAAGATTGAAAAAATTGCGAAAGAACTTAACTTTTCAGTAACTGTTGTTGAGGGAATTTTAAATGAAGCAGCCCAGGAAGTAAAAAGACTTGTATCACAGGGTGGATTTGAAGTGGTGATAAGCCGGGCAGGGACTGCCAAGGGAATTGCTAAATTGGTACCGCTTCCAGTTATTCATAGTGCTTCAAGCAATTTTGATATATTAGATTCTTTTAAAAGAGCAAAAGAACTGGGAGATAAAATTTGTTTTATCACTTATCCGGAAGAAGGGTTTGCTTTTAATTTTGACCAAGTGATTGAAACAGTTGGTTTTGATGTAACGATATTGCCGTATCATACATGGGATGAGCTGGTTAAGCAAATAAAAAAGGCAAAAGAAATGGGAATGGAAGTAGTAGTGGGCGGCGGCATTCGGGCACATGAAATTGTTCAAAATTATGGAATGAAGAGTATGAACATTATTACAAGTGAGAGAACAATAAAAAGAACATTAATCTTAGCTAGTCAAGTAGCACAAGACCGAATACTGATTAAAAAAGAGACGGAAAGATTAAAGGCAGTTATTAATGTGACGGAAGAAGGGATTCTCTTTCTATCAAAAGATGGTCACATAGAAACATTTAACCCTGCGGCCGAAAGGATTTTTGGGATAAAGGAATCATTTGTTACTGGGAAGAGAATTGAGGAAATACGAAATCCCCTCCTCTTAAATCTGTTGCAGGAAAAAAACATATATACTGACAATGGAAGTTTCCGATTGCAAAATCTAATTGTTAATTATGAACCGCTTATTGTTGGAATAGAACGGATCGGCACGGTTATTATTTGCCGAGAGATTAGTAAGATTCAAAAATTAGAGAGTGAAATTAGAAGAGAATTGCATTCAAAAGGATTAATAGCCCGTTTTACATTGGAAGATATTCGACATAAAAGTGAGCAGATGGAGCTCGAGATTAAACTGGCTAAAGAATATGCCGCGACGGATTCGACCGTTTTGATAATTGGAGAAAGCGGAACGGGGAAAGAGTTAATGGCCCAAGGTATACATAATGCCAGCAACAGAAAGGATGGTCCTTTTGTGGCTGTTAACTGTGCAGCTCTGCCAGAAAATTTAATTGAAAGTGAATTATTTGGGTATGCAGCAGGGGCCTTTACTGGTGCGAATAAGGGAGGGAAACAGGGCTTCTTTGAATTGGCCCATGGAGGAACGATTTTCCTTGATGAAATAGGAGAAATTCCCGATTTTATTCAAACAAGACTATTAAGGGTACTTCAAGAAAAAGAGGTTATGCGAGTTGGAGGGGATCGGGTGATTCCCGTTAATATTCGAGTCGTAGCGGCAACAAACCGTAAACTTTGGGATATGGTGAGAGAAGGAAAGTTTCGTTCTGATTTATATTTTAGATTAAATGTGCTTCATATGGGGCTTCCTCCATTGCGTCACAGAATGGAAGATATTCCGATTCTTGTTGATTTCTTCCTACAGAAGATGGGGTCTAGACTCTGTTTTGAAGATTTCTCGGATAATCTAAAAAACTTTTTTTTGACGTACAGCTGGCCGGGGAATATTAGGCAGCTTGAAAATATTATCGAAAGAATTCAGCTCGGTGTACAGAAATTTAAAGGGGAAGATGCCTTTATAAATGATATTTTAAGCGAAACAGAAGAGGAAGATCGTCAGTTAAATCAAAACGAGGTAATCATGGTTCAATTTGGTACGATGGACGAAATAGAAAAGCAAGTGATTAATAAAATGATGCAATTGAATGATCATAATAAAACCGTAGTGGCTGAAAAATTAGGGATTAGCCGTACCACGTTGTGGAAAAAATTAAGTGAAACTTCTTAA